The Deltaproteobacteria bacterium genome includes a region encoding these proteins:
- a CDS encoding response regulator has protein sequence MVKGELMDTMGYKTEEARHTGSGGSIARPHRVLIVDDNAQNLELLDALLTTSGYEVVRASNGREALERVEEDPPHIILLDVLMPVMDGYETCRRLKESEKTRFIPVVMVTALNSLEDRVRGIEAGADDFISKPFQRPELLARVKSLVRVKGLLDELENAHNVLISLAVALDFNDPYTHGHSQRVAEYAARLAAFIGLSEEEQGNIRNAGILHDIGKIATDKGVLHKPGALNDTEYDHVKQHPVVGEKICRPLKFAQPFLPAIRHHHEKHNGTGYPDGLAGEEIPLGGRIIAIVDVYDALTTVRPYRRGMPPNVAVEVMKAEAIKGFWDRRLVDAFAGLLREEGTAGRTPARAIGV, from the coding sequence ATGGTGAAAGGCGAGCTCATGGATACCATGGGGTACAAGACTGAAGAGGCGCGCCACACCGGCAGCGGCGGCTCCATAGCCAGGCCTCACAGGGTGCTCATCGTCGACGACAATGCCCAGAACCTGGAGCTTCTCGACGCCCTGCTGACCACGAGCGGCTACGAGGTCGTAAGGGCCTCGAACGGCAGGGAGGCGCTGGAGCGCGTGGAAGAGGACCCGCCCCACATCATCCTCCTCGACGTGCTCATGCCCGTGATGGACGGCTACGAGACGTGCCGCAGGCTCAAGGAGAGCGAGAAGACGCGTTTTATCCCCGTTGTCATGGTGACGGCCCTCAACAGCCTCGAGGACCGGGTGCGCGGCATCGAGGCCGGCGCCGACGACTTCATATCCAAGCCCTTCCAGCGCCCGGAGCTGCTGGCCAGGGTCAAGTCGCTGGTGCGGGTCAAGGGTCTGCTCGACGAGCTCGAGAACGCCCACAACGTCCTCATAAGCCTCGCCGTGGCCCTCGACTTCAACGACCCCTACACCCACGGCCACTCCCAGCGGGTGGCCGAGTACGCCGCAAGGCTCGCGGCCTTCATCGGCCTCTCCGAGGAGGAGCAGGGCAACATACGCAACGCCGGCATCCTCCACGACATAGGCAAGATAGCGACCGACAAGGGCGTGCTCCACAAGCCCGGCGCCCTCAACGACACGGAGTACGACCACGTGAAGCAGCACCCCGTGGTGGGCGAGAAGATATGCAGGCCGCTTAAGTTCGCGCAGCCCTTCCTCCCGGCCATCAGACACCACCATGAAAAGCACAACGGCACGGGCTACCCCGACGGCCTCGCGGGCGAAGAGATCCCCCTGGGCGGCAGGATAATCGCCATCGTCGACGTCTACGACGCCCTCACCACGGTGCGGCCCTACAGGCGCGGCATGCCGCCCAACGTGGCCGTCGAGGTGATGAAGGCCGAGGCGATCAAGGGCTTCTGGGACAGAAGGCTCGTCGACGCCTTCGCCGGCCTGCTCCGCGAGGAAGGCACCGCCGGGCGCACCCCCGCCCGGGCCATCGGCGTCTGA
- a CDS encoding acyl carrier protein: MSTANKVKKIIVDQLGVSEDEVTPQASFVDDLGADSLDRVEMVMAFEEEFSIDIPDEDAEKILTVQDAIDYIDKKAK; encoded by the coding sequence ATGTCGACCGCAAACAAGGTTAAGAAGATCATCGTAGACCAGCTCGGCGTCTCGGAGGACGAGGTGACGCCCCAGGCGTCCTTCGTCGACGACCTCGGCGCCGATTCGCTCGACAGGGTCGAGATGGTCATGGCCTTCGAGGAGGAGTTCTCCATAGACATACCGGACGAGGACGCCGAAAAGATACTGACCGTCCAGGACGCCATCGACTACATCGACAAGAAGGCCAAGTAG
- a CDS encoding response regulator codes for MLSFHYPGGDVGLWPFYRKFPPGQLIRVSIFPPMTRTEQMRPGSESRPAGVLVVEDDEATRRCLCDQLTTLGFKVAGALTSGEEAVEQVERIRPSLVIMDIKMPGMDGIEAARLVSQRHPCPVIIVTGHSQEELMDDAAGAGVFAYLTKPVTRAALQPAIKLALARYGEFRALSEGIDNLKEALETRKLVERAKGILMKRCNVGEDEAFRMLQAHSQRENRKLKDIAEMVISASKLM; via the coding sequence ATGTTATCCTTTCATTACCCTGGGGGAGACGTGGGCCTATGGCCCTTCTACAGAAAGTTTCCCCCAGGGCAATTAATCAGGGTTTCCATCTTTCCACCGATGACCAGGACCGAGCAGATGAGACCAGGGTCTGAGAGCCGCCCGGCCGGTGTCCTCGTCGTCGAGGATGACGAGGCGACGAGGCGGTGTCTCTGCGACCAGCTCACAACGCTGGGCTTCAAGGTGGCCGGCGCGCTCACTTCCGGCGAGGAGGCCGTCGAGCAGGTGGAGCGGATAAGGCCTTCGCTCGTGATAATGGACATCAAGATGCCGGGCATGGACGGCATCGAGGCGGCGAGGCTCGTGAGCCAGAGACACCCCTGCCCCGTCATCATCGTGACCGGCCACTCGCAGGAGGAGCTCATGGACGACGCCGCCGGGGCCGGCGTCTTCGCCTACCTCACGAAACCGGTCACCCGCGCCGCGCTCCAGCCGGCCATCAAGCTGGCGCTCGCCCGCTACGGCGAGTTCAGGGCGCTGAGCGAGGGCATAGACAACCTCAAGGAGGCCCTCGAAACGCGCAAATTGGTGGAGCGGGCCAAGGGCATTCTCATGAAGAGATGTAATGTAGGCGAGGACGAGGCCTTCAGGATGCTCCAGGCCCACTCGCAGAGGGAGAACAGGAAACTCAAGGATATCGCGGAGATGGTCATCTCGGCGAGCAAACTCATGTAG
- the fabF gene encoding beta-ketoacyl-[acyl-carrier-protein] synthase II, with the protein MRRVVVTGLGIICPLGTGTDAVWEAAREGRSGIGPITRFDASGFPVRIAGEVPRFDPSPFIPRKDLKKMDLFIQYAMAASLMAFEDSGLVIDEDNAERVGVYIGAGMGGLPAIEHWHNVMLEKGPERLTPFFIPMVIINLASGQVSIRLGAKGPNSCAVTACATGTHSIGDAAKLIERGAADVMIAGGAESTITPLCIAGFNAMKALSRRNDEPRRASRPFDAERDGFVVGEGAGVMVLEEYGHARKRGARIYAELVGYGLNSDAFHMTTPSEGGEGAARCMEMALEDGRLNPEDIDYINAHGTSTYYNDMYETMAVKRVFGDHARRLMMSSTKSMTGHLLGAAGGIEAVFTVKALHDGVVPPTVNYENPDPDCDLDYVPNSARGARLRAAISNSFGFGGTNAVLAFRAFRG; encoded by the coding sequence ATGAGAAGGGTAGTTGTCACAGGCTTGGGAATCATTTGCCCGCTGGGGACGGGCACCGACGCCGTATGGGAGGCCGCGAGGGAGGGCCGCAGCGGCATCGGACCCATAACGAGGTTCGACGCCTCCGGCTTCCCGGTGCGCATAGCCGGAGAGGTGCCCCGTTTCGATCCCTCGCCCTTCATCCCCCGCAAGGACCTCAAGAAGATGGACCTCTTCATCCAGTACGCCATGGCGGCGAGTCTCATGGCCTTCGAGGACTCGGGGCTGGTCATAGACGAGGACAACGCCGAGCGGGTGGGCGTGTACATCGGCGCCGGCATGGGGGGGCTTCCCGCCATCGAGCACTGGCACAACGTTATGCTCGAAAAGGGGCCGGAGCGGCTGACCCCCTTCTTCATCCCCATGGTCATAATAAACCTCGCCTCCGGCCAGGTCTCCATAAGGCTCGGCGCCAAGGGGCCCAACAGCTGCGCCGTCACGGCCTGCGCCACCGGCACCCACTCCATCGGCGACGCCGCCAAGCTCATAGAGCGCGGCGCCGCCGACGTGATGATAGCCGGAGGCGCCGAGTCGACCATAACGCCCCTTTGCATCGCCGGGTTCAACGCCATGAAGGCCCTGTCGCGCCGCAACGACGAGCCCCGTCGGGCAAGCCGCCCCTTCGACGCCGAGCGCGACGGCTTCGTCGTCGGCGAGGGCGCGGGCGTAATGGTGCTCGAGGAGTACGGGCACGCCAGAAAGCGGGGCGCCCGCATATACGCCGAGCTCGTCGGCTACGGCCTCAACTCCGACGCCTTCCACATGACCACCCCCTCCGAGGGCGGCGAGGGAGCGGCCCGCTGCATGGAGATGGCCCTCGAGGACGGGCGGCTCAACCCCGAGGATATCGACTACATCAACGCCCACGGCACGTCTACCTACTATAACGACATGTACGAGACCATGGCGGTCAAGAGGGTCTTCGGCGACCACGCCCGCCGCCTCATGATGAGTTCCACCAAGTCCATGACCGGCCATCTCCTCGGCGCGGCCGGCGGCATAGAAGCGGTCTTCACCGTAAAGGCGCTACACGACGGCGTCGTGCCTCCGACCGTGAACTACGAGAACCCGGACCCGGACTGCGACCTCGACTACGTGCCCAACAGCGCGCGCGGCGCGCGGCTCCGGGCGGCCATAAGCAATTCCTTCGGCTTCGGAGGCACCAACGCCGTGCTCGCCTTCCGGGCCTTCCGGGGGTAG
- the rpiB gene encoding ribose 5-phosphate isomerase B — protein MGARESRVVAIASDHAGRELKEDIKEFLKESGYEVLDMGVNSDASVDYPDYGIPVAEKVSSGEIERAILLCGTGVGMSIVANKFKGVRAALVGDIYAARMAREHNDANVLVIGGRLVGKGLAREMVRAWLEARFEGGRHQRRLDKIREIEARMVKP, from the coding sequence ATGGGCGCGCGGGAGAGCAGGGTCGTGGCCATAGCGAGCGACCACGCCGGCAGGGAGCTCAAGGAGGACATAAAGGAGTTCCTCAAAGAGTCCGGCTACGAGGTGCTCGACATGGGCGTCAACAGCGACGCCTCCGTCGACTACCCCGACTACGGCATCCCCGTGGCCGAGAAGGTCTCGAGCGGCGAGATCGAGCGGGCCATACTCCTGTGCGGCACGGGCGTGGGCATGAGCATCGTGGCCAACAAGTTCAAGGGTGTGCGCGCCGCCCTGGTGGGCGACATATACGCCGCCAGGATGGCGAGGGAACACAACGACGCCAACGTGCTCGTCATCGGCGGCCGCCTCGTGGGCAAGGGGCTCGCCCGCGAGATGGTCAGGGCCTGGCTCGAGGCGCGTTTCGAAGGCGGACGCCACCAGCGCCGCCTCGACAAGATAAGAGAGATAGAGGCCAGGATGGTCAAACCTTGA
- a CDS encoding DUF177 domain-containing protein has translation MRAPPMKLNVRDIGEAGRTVELAESVADLDEKTRGLGYVFLSPLRARLEVTRSGADVCVRGTMTVVCSLVCSRCTETFPHTVDAGLSRHFKVAVPAPSGRKGAGGGGRRRAGDVELGPRDVETAILEGDELDLTELVVEQLALELPIQPLCSEECKGLCPVCGADRNRTECGCAAAGRVDPRFAVLERLRKK, from the coding sequence ATGCGGGCTCCCCCAATGAAGCTCAACGTCCGGGATATAGGCGAAGCCGGCCGCACCGTGGAGCTTGCGGAGTCGGTTGCGGACCTCGACGAGAAGACGCGGGGGCTCGGCTACGTCTTCCTCTCCCCGCTCAGGGCCCGTCTCGAAGTGACGCGCAGCGGCGCGGACGTCTGTGTCCGGGGGACTATGACCGTCGTCTGCTCGCTTGTCTGCTCGCGCTGCACCGAGACCTTCCCCCATACCGTCGACGCCGGGCTCTCGCGCCACTTCAAGGTCGCCGTCCCGGCGCCCTCCGGCCGCAAGGGCGCGGGCGGAGGCGGGAGACGCCGCGCCGGGGATGTGGAGCTCGGCCCCCGGGATGTGGAGACGGCGATCCTCGAGGGCGACGAGCTCGACCTGACCGAGCTCGTCGTGGAGCAACTGGCGCTCGAGCTGCCCATTCAGCCGCTCTGCTCGGAGGAGTGCAAGGGGCTCTGTCCGGTCTGCGGCGCCGACCGCAACAGGACGGAGTGCGGCTGCGCTGCCGCCGGCAGGGTGGACCCCCGCTTCGCCGTTCTCGAAAGACTCAGGAAGAAGTGA
- a CDS encoding tetratricopeptide repeat protein, translated as MKQIGLVVVMALLIGGVIYGGYYGYKLKNTPPEQVVYTDAAQMQEDIERLEGLKKSRGLSWQDAYRLGVAYVQSGRIAEAVAQLEDVAERRPRFYKTYVSLGMAYFRSGEYEKAVSAWNTAMELDPEQSAFLDEMIKRAERKIEFIKRIAELEEEIQRPGASWEKRFELATLYFGMKEVAKAREQLEEVVKSRKDMPEVYDALSRTYMMEGRVKDAADALGRAAELSPDNEDYKKRLSEMENYLAAQEERPDR; from the coding sequence ATGAAACAGATCGGTCTTGTCGTCGTCATGGCCCTTCTCATAGGCGGGGTCATCTACGGCGGCTACTACGGCTACAAACTCAAGAACACGCCGCCCGAGCAGGTCGTCTACACCGACGCGGCGCAGATGCAAGAGGACATCGAAAGGCTCGAGGGCCTGAAAAAGAGCAGGGGTCTGAGCTGGCAGGACGCCTACCGTCTCGGCGTGGCCTACGTCCAGAGCGGCCGCATCGCCGAGGCCGTGGCCCAGCTCGAGGACGTGGCCGAGCGCAGGCCCCGTTTCTACAAGACCTACGTCTCCCTCGGCATGGCCTATTTCCGCAGCGGAGAGTACGAGAAGGCCGTCTCCGCATGGAATACCGCCATGGAGCTCGACCCGGAGCAGTCGGCCTTCCTCGACGAGATGATAAAGAGGGCCGAGCGGAAGATCGAGTTCATAAAGAGGATAGCCGAGCTCGAAGAGGAGATACAGAGACCCGGAGCCTCGTGGGAGAAACGTTTCGAGCTGGCCACCCTCTACTTCGGCATGAAAGAGGTCGCCAAGGCGAGAGAGCAGCTCGAAGAGGTCGTCAAGAGCCGCAAGGACATGCCCGAGGTGTACGACGCCCTCTCGCGCACCTACATGATGGAGGGGCGCGTAAAGGATGCCGCCGATGCGCTGGGCAGGGCCGCAGAGCTCAGCCCCGACAACGAAGACTACAAAAAACGCCTCTCCGAGATGGAGAACTACCTGGCCGCTCAAGAGGAGCGCCCCGACCGGTAG
- the rpmF gene encoding 50S ribosomal protein L32 — protein sequence MPTPRKKKSRSKRNMRRSHDALAAPAASTCPRCGEPKRPHHACPACGTYRGREVLRTGETV from the coding sequence ATGCCCACTCCGAGAAAGAAGAAGTCCAGGTCCAAGCGCAACATGAGGCGAAGCCACGACGCCCTGGCGGCTCCGGCCGCGTCGACCTGTCCCAGGTGCGGCGAACCCAAGCGTCCCCACCACGCATGTCCGGCCTGCGGCACGTACAGGGGAAGGGAAGTCTTGAGGACCGGGGAGACGGTCTGA
- the fabG gene encoding 3-oxoacyl-[acyl-carrier-protein] reductase translates to MDGRCALVTGAGQGIGKTVALRLASAGAHVAVADVNADKAAETAAAVEAMGRKSAALKADVSMAQEAEAMVDAAAGALGSIDILVNNAGITRDGLLLRMKEEDWDLVMAVNLKGAFNCTKAAVRHMSRKRYGRIVNIASIVGLMGNVGQANYSASKAGLIGLTKTVAREFARRGITCNAVAPGFIETAMTDKLPENVRDELSARIPMGRLGSPEDVADGVLFLASDASSYITGHVLSINGGMYM, encoded by the coding sequence ATGGATGGCAGGTGTGCGCTCGTCACGGGCGCAGGTCAGGGCATAGGAAAGACTGTGGCGCTGAGGCTCGCCTCGGCGGGGGCCCACGTGGCCGTCGCCGACGTGAACGCCGACAAGGCCGCCGAGACGGCGGCGGCGGTCGAGGCCATGGGGAGGAAGTCGGCGGCCCTCAAGGCCGACGTCTCCATGGCTCAGGAGGCGGAGGCGATGGTCGACGCCGCGGCCGGCGCCCTCGGGTCCATCGACATACTGGTGAACAACGCCGGCATAACCCGCGACGGCCTCCTCCTGCGGATGAAGGAAGAGGACTGGGACCTCGTCATGGCGGTGAACCTCAAGGGCGCCTTCAACTGCACCAAGGCGGCCGTGAGACACATGAGCAGGAAGCGCTACGGCCGCATAGTGAACATAGCCTCCATAGTGGGGCTCATGGGCAACGTCGGGCAGGCCAACTACTCGGCCAGCAAGGCCGGGCTCATCGGCCTCACCAAGACGGTGGCCCGCGAGTTCGCCCGCCGGGGCATCACCTGCAACGCCGTGGCCCCGGGCTTCATAGAGACGGCCATGACCGACAAACTCCCGGAGAATGTGAGGGACGAGCTCTCCGCCCGGATACCGATGGGACGGCTGGGCTCGCCGGAAGACGTGGCCGACGGCGTGCTCTTTCTCGCCTCCGACGCCTCGTCCTACATAACGGGACACGTGCTGAGCATAAACGGCGGCATGTACATGTGA
- the fabD gene encoding [acyl-carrier-protein] S-malonyltransferase, translated as MKRTAFIFPGQGSQYVGMAKGFFDDRRDARDVFERASECLGYDMAALCFEGPRDELDRTEKTQPAILTASVAALTALRGACDGEPAFVAGHSLGEYTALVASGALDFETALRLVRLRGRFMQECVADGVGRMSAVIGLDADTVSELCREASNDTTQVVAANLNSPEQVVVSGHAEAVERFAALASERGARRVIPLPVSVPSHSHLMSRAVERLTAELEGVEFRKPRVPVVSNVEAAAVSDEGPILELLARQLICPVRWVESVRFMARAGVTTTVEIGPGKVLSGLVRRIDRSLRTLNIDSPADLEGVVAALREA; from the coding sequence GTGAAGAGGACGGCGTTCATATTTCCGGGCCAGGGCTCGCAGTACGTGGGCATGGCCAAGGGATTCTTCGATGACCGCAGGGACGCGAGGGATGTCTTCGAGAGGGCGAGCGAATGTCTGGGCTACGACATGGCCGCCCTCTGCTTCGAGGGGCCCCGCGACGAGCTCGACAGGACAGAGAAGACCCAGCCCGCGATCCTCACGGCCAGCGTGGCGGCGCTTACGGCCCTGCGCGGCGCCTGCGACGGCGAGCCCGCCTTCGTGGCGGGCCACAGCCTCGGCGAGTACACGGCGCTTGTGGCCTCCGGCGCCCTCGACTTCGAGACGGCGCTGCGTCTGGTGAGGCTGCGCGGCAGGTTCATGCAGGAGTGCGTGGCCGACGGCGTCGGCAGGATGAGCGCCGTCATAGGGCTCGACGCCGACACGGTCTCGGAGCTGTGCAGGGAGGCCTCCAACGACACGACGCAGGTGGTTGCGGCCAACCTCAACAGCCCGGAGCAGGTGGTCGTCTCGGGCCACGCCGAGGCCGTCGAGAGGTTCGCGGCCCTTGCCTCGGAGCGCGGCGCGCGAAGGGTCATACCCCTGCCGGTGAGCGTGCCGTCCCACTCCCATCTCATGAGCAGGGCCGTGGAAAGACTCACGGCCGAGCTCGAGGGCGTGGAATTCAGGAAGCCGAGGGTGCCGGTCGTCTCAAACGTCGAGGCCGCTGCGGTGAGCGACGAGGGGCCGATACTGGAGCTGCTTGCGCGCCAGCTCATCTGTCCGGTGCGCTGGGTCGAGTCGGTGAGGTTCATGGCCCGGGCCGGCGTGACCACGACCGTCGAGATCGGGCCCGGCAAGGTCCTGAGCGGCCTCGTGCGCCGCATCGACAGGTCCCTGCGAACGCTCAACATAGACTCCCCCGCCGACCTCGAAGGGGTGGTCGCGGCGTTGCGGGAGGCGTAG
- a CDS encoding serine hydroxymethyltransferase gives MSVLKEFDPEIYEAIRLETERQEYKLELIASENIVSEAVLEAQGSVMTNKYAEGYPGRRYYGGCEYVDMAEELARSRARRLFGCEHVNVQAHSGTQANMAVYMTVLKPGDTILGMNLSHGGHLSHGSPVNFSGQVYRSVFYGVDRETHRIDMDEVRRLALEHRPRLIVVGASAYPRTIDFEAFRAVADETGAMLMADIAHIAGLVAAGIHPSPVPHAEFVTTTNHKTLRGPRGGMVMCRREFAKTLDKHVFPGMQGGPLMHVIAAKAVALKEALEPSFRDYQRQIVRNAAALAERLMELGYDLVSGGTDNHLMLVDLTALDITGKEAEEALQRAGITVNKNTIPFETRSPFVTSGIRIGVPAATTRGMKEDEMRLIGDLIDRAVKGRADEAGLDRIKAEVRDLCKRFPFYAHRLED, from the coding sequence ATGTCGGTGCTTAAGGAATTCGACCCGGAGATATACGAGGCCATAAGGCTCGAGACGGAGCGCCAGGAGTACAAGCTCGAGCTCATAGCCTCGGAGAACATCGTGAGCGAGGCCGTGCTCGAGGCCCAGGGGAGCGTCATGACCAACAAGTACGCCGAGGGCTATCCGGGCAGGCGCTACTACGGCGGGTGCGAGTACGTGGACATGGCCGAGGAGCTTGCGAGAAGCAGGGCCAGGAGGCTCTTCGGCTGCGAGCACGTCAACGTGCAGGCCCACTCGGGCACGCAGGCCAACATGGCCGTCTACATGACGGTGCTCAAGCCGGGCGATACGATTCTCGGCATGAACCTGAGCCACGGCGGCCACCTGAGCCACGGAAGCCCCGTCAACTTCTCCGGCCAGGTCTACCGCTCGGTCTTCTACGGCGTGGACAGGGAGACCCACCGCATAGACATGGACGAGGTGAGGCGCCTTGCACTGGAGCACAGGCCCAGGCTCATCGTCGTGGGAGCGAGCGCCTATCCGAGGACCATAGACTTCGAGGCCTTCCGCGCCGTGGCCGACGAGACGGGGGCCATGCTCATGGCCGACATCGCCCACATAGCGGGACTCGTGGCCGCCGGCATCCACCCCTCGCCCGTGCCCCACGCCGAGTTCGTGACGACCACCAACCACAAGACTCTCCGCGGCCCGCGAGGCGGCATGGTCATGTGCCGCCGGGAGTTCGCAAAGACGCTCGACAAGCACGTCTTCCCGGGAATGCAGGGCGGCCCGCTCATGCACGTAATCGCCGCCAAGGCCGTGGCCCTCAAGGAGGCCCTGGAGCCGTCCTTCAGGGACTACCAGCGCCAGATAGTGCGCAACGCGGCGGCGCTCGCCGAAAGGCTCATGGAGCTCGGCTACGACCTCGTCTCCGGCGGGACGGACAACCACCTCATGCTCGTGGACCTCACGGCGCTCGACATAACGGGCAAGGAGGCCGAGGAGGCCCTCCAGAGGGCGGGCATAACGGTCAACAAGAACACCATACCCTTCGAGACGCGAAGCCCCTTCGTGACGAGCGGCATAAGGATCGGCGTGCCGGCCGCGACCACCAGGGGCATGAAGGAGGACGAGATGCGGCTCATAGGGGACCTCATAGACCGGGCCGTCAAGGGCCGCGCCGACGAGGCCGGGCTCGACAGGATAAAGGCCGAGGTCAGGGACCTCTGCAAGCGCTTTCCCTTCTACGCCCACAGGCTCGAGGACTGA
- the plsX gene encoding phosphate acyltransferase PlsX: MKIAVDAMGGDYAPAVVVEGSVQAAEDLGIASILVGDRERIEAELARLGSKHPLVSVKHASEVVGMDESPVLAFRKKKDSSIRVCFDLVRGGEASAVVSAGNSGAAMASGIFVLKKLKGVDRPAITVCMPTLGEPAVMLDVGGNVDCKPVHLVQFAIMGEVYARYVLGKDRPRIGLLSNGEEEGKGNELTRATHAILKKTSLNYMGPVEGRDIFYGNVDVVVTDGFVGNVALKISEGIVEAAGAMLKAEITKRPAAKLGYLLGRGALAGLRKKLDYSEYGGAPLLGIGGVCIISHGGSSAKAIRNAIRLAAEYARIKVNTHLLEELERNRDLDRLARGEAGGVMNA, encoded by the coding sequence ATGAAGATAGCCGTTGATGCGATGGGAGGGGACTACGCCCCGGCGGTCGTCGTCGAGGGCAGCGTCCAGGCCGCCGAGGACCTGGGCATCGCCTCCATCCTCGTGGGAGACCGGGAGAGGATAGAGGCCGAGCTTGCAAGGCTCGGCTCCAAGCACCCCCTCGTCTCGGTGAAGCACGCCTCCGAGGTGGTGGGCATGGACGAGTCTCCCGTTCTCGCCTTCCGAAAGAAGAAGGACTCGTCCATACGGGTCTGCTTCGACCTGGTGCGCGGCGGCGAGGCGAGCGCGGTTGTGAGCGCCGGCAACTCGGGCGCCGCCATGGCATCGGGCATCTTCGTGCTCAAAAAGCTCAAGGGCGTGGACCGTCCGGCCATAACGGTCTGCATGCCCACCCTCGGAGAGCCGGCCGTCATGCTCGACGTGGGCGGCAACGTGGACTGCAAGCCCGTTCACCTCGTGCAGTTCGCCATCATGGGCGAGGTCTACGCGAGGTACGTGCTCGGAAAGGACCGCCCCCGCATAGGGCTGCTCTCCAACGGCGAGGAGGAGGGCAAGGGCAACGAGCTCACCAGGGCGACCCACGCCATCCTCAAGAAGACATCGCTCAACTACATGGGACCCGTCGAAGGGCGCGACATCTTCTACGGCAACGTCGACGTCGTGGTGACCGACGGCTTCGTAGGCAACGTGGCGCTCAAGATAAGCGAGGGCATCGTCGAGGCCGCGGGCGCCATGCTCAAGGCCGAGATAACAAAGCGTCCGGCCGCGAAGCTCGGCTACCTGCTCGGCAGGGGGGCCCTGGCCGGGCTGAGAAAGAAGCTCGACTACTCGGAGTACGGCGGCGCGCCTCTTCTGGGCATAGGAGGGGTCTGCATCATAAGCCACGGCGGCTCGTCGGCCAAGGCCATACGCAACGCCATAAGGCTCGCCGCCGAGTACGCGAGGATAAAGGTCAACACCCACCTGCTCGAAGAGCTCGAGAGGAACAGGGACCTCGACAGGCTGGCCAGGGGGGAGGCCGGCGGGGTCATGAACGCCTGA
- a CDS encoding ketoacyl-ACP synthase III, translating to MVRARIVGTGSYAPERVVTNREIELMVETTDEWIRTRTGISERRVTTGENPSEMAAKAARAALRSAALAPRDIDLVVVGTVTPEMTFPSTACFVQSQLHIRSGVPVFDVSAACSGFIYALDAADKYIRSGACTNALVIGVDAFSRIVDWKDRSTCILFGDGAGAVALTAHRGRRGILSSRIHSDGRRWEMLYARGPAAASPFERGERGQDPGPLKMQGNETFKIAIKTMRAVCGELLEETGLAMSDVSLVIPHQANIRIIKALSEKLRLAEDRVYSNIERYGNTSAGSIPLALDEAVRDGRIKDGDIVLFVAFGGGLTWGATAVRW from the coding sequence GTGGTGCGTGCGAGGATAGTCGGCACGGGCTCCTATGCGCCCGAACGTGTGGTCACCAACCGCGAGATCGAGCTGATGGTGGAGACCACGGACGAGTGGATAAGGACCCGCACGGGCATAAGCGAGCGCAGGGTCACGACGGGCGAGAACCCCTCGGAGATGGCCGCCAAGGCCGCCAGGGCGGCGCTGCGCAGCGCCGCCCTGGCGCCGCGCGACATAGACCTCGTCGTCGTCGGCACCGTAACGCCGGAGATGACCTTTCCGTCGACGGCCTGCTTCGTCCAGTCGCAGCTCCACATACGAAGCGGCGTGCCCGTCTTCGACGTCTCGGCCGCATGTTCGGGCTTCATATACGCCCTCGACGCCGCCGACAAGTACATACGCAGCGGCGCCTGCACAAACGCCCTCGTCATAGGGGTCGACGCCTTCTCGAGGATAGTGGACTGGAAAGACCGCTCCACCTGCATCCTCTTCGGCGACGGCGCCGGGGCCGTGGCGCTCACGGCCCACAGGGGCAGGCGAGGCATACTCTCGTCGCGCATCCATTCCGACGGAAGGCGCTGGGAGATGCTCTACGCCAGGGGACCGGCCGCGGCCAGCCCCTTCGAGAGGGGGGAGAGGGGCCAGGACCCGGGGCCGCTGAAGATGCAGGGCAACGAAACCTTCAAGATAGCCATAAAGACGATGAGGGCCGTATGCGGCGAGCTCCTCGAGGAGACGGGCCTTGCGATGTCGGACGTCTCGCTCGTCATCCCGCACCAGGCCAACATACGGATCATCAAGGCCCTCAGCGAAAAGCTGCGGCTTGCCGAGGACCGGGTATACTCCAACATCGAGCGCTACGGCAACACCTCGGCGGGCTCCATACCGCTCGCCCTCGACGAGGCCGTGCGCGACGGCAGGATAAAGGACGGCGACATCGTGCTCTTTGTCGCCTTCGGAGGGGGGCTCACCTGGGGCGCCACCGCCGTCAGGTGGTAG